acaacaaCGATATAGTTTCCTTGTTTgcaccaataattttttttttttttgaaactgtagcACTTAGTTTCTGGCGGAAGAAAACGCGTTATATTTCGTCAAGTATTTTGTTATTTACCCGTTTCAGATTTTGACAATAACGATATAGTTTCCTTGTTTGCaccaataattttttgaaactgtagCACCTAGTTTCTGGCGGAAGAAAACGCGTTATATTTCGTCAAGTATTTTGTTATTTACCCGTTTCAGATTTTGACAATAACGATACAGTTTCCTTGTTTgcaccaataatttttttgaaactgtagcACCTAGTTTCTGGCGGAAGAAAACGCGTTATATTTCGTCAAGTATTCTGTTATTTACccgtttcagttttttttcatttttcgcacTTATAATTTCGCGACGCGCACTTCTAGTGCTTTAACCTGCTTCGAGAGTCGAGAATGCCTTTTTGTAACGACAACGCACCATAGTCCTAATAAAACGGCGATTAAGTCAATTTggttctctttttcttccgaaCTATCCGTAAACcagcccattttttttttttttttttaaagttgcacACTACACACACTAAAGCACTGGGCCATAACCTATTATGATATAGCGGGGATAGCGGGTATGATTAGACACGTACGCGACGACATCAGTAAGAAGAGTGTAGTTTATTCTGGTTTACATCCAATAGGTGAGAGACTCGATACATTGTTATGATTTTAGAGATGCGCGAATTCGAAGCGACGCTTCGAATCCCACTCATTGTTGATGTTTCACAATAATTTACTGGGTGAATTTGCTCTTTTTTGTCGAGATCCGACGTAATTACTTCTATCTATAAGGATAGGAGGGACAAAAGAGGTCATTTGCTTCTAATTATGCCTTTATATTATCAAACAAGAAACAGATCGTAAGATTTTACCCGTGACTGCAAAATAAGCGGAgaagttttttaaaaagtcaCTTTCCTCGTTATTCCTCCTGTTTTATGTAaccatttccattttcattttcagggaGCCAATAAATAGGGCAAGAGGGAACTCGTCGACACTGAAGTTTGCCGAAAAATATAGCTTAAGAGAGCCGGTGGCAGCCAACTTCCTCACAGTTGAGACGGATGTGCCTCAGTCAACGACGGACTACTACGCTCATACGACGATTGAAGTGCCCCCAGACTGGGAGGGCATCAGCATGAACCCGCAAATGGTAGGCCTCACCATCCCCTCAATCCCAAGTGACGAGGAGTTCGAGAAGGAACTGAAGCTGAGCAGGAGTGAAAGACGAAGAGGGAAGAAGTCGAAGAAGAAGgtggaggaagaaaaatcaggaccTTACGCTGATTACTATGaagatgacgatgacgatgatgatgatgagggAGATGAAGATCAAGTTAAGAATGAGGACGATGAGAGTGACAAAgaaaaagacaataaaaaaagtGAACATGAAAATAAGACGAAggataaaaaggagaaggaaaataaagatgaaaaggaaaatgaaaataaagataaaaagaaaaaagaaaatgaagctgaaaagaaaaaagaaaataaagttgaaaaggaaaatgaagatgaaaagaaaaagaagaatgaagataaaaggaagaaagaaaatgaagataaagaggaaaagaaaaataaagataaaaagaaacgggaaaagaaaaagaaaaatgaaaataaagatgaaatttaaaaaattttcttttgatggaTTTTATTCTAGTCCCGCATCATCAACGTCTTGCCGTGAAAAGTACCTTTACGTCTGTTCATTATGGCGTTTTACAAAAATGAGaccgttttcttttttcaatatatGATGGGAATCCCCAAAAAGTTTCTGGTCCAAAAGGTCGCTCATATTTTCAGCGTGCCATACGTATTCATCGGTAAGTACGCTTTTGACTTCGTCTTATGTAGAACTAGCACTGAACCCACGCCACGCGTGGGACCAATGGTAGCAAATGCATCCAATGTACCTAACTACAGAAAAGCACATACTGTACTCGCGTCCATTCATTTTTACGCGCAATTAACATCCTGCCTAGCTCTCAATTTCAAATGGAAGCAGATAAAGTTTTTCTAAAACATTTATTAATCCCAAGCCATGAATGCCTCGGCTTCTTCCATTgtacagtgaaaaaaaagaatcttaaatttgccgccaagaagtatttttttcttaaatcaagaattttgctgcttaacagaaattacttttttgcttaacccaagaaATATTTTGCTTGTATCGAGAaaaatccagcttaaatcaagataaaacaGATTCTTGGCCGCAAATTCAAGAACTACTATGCTCGAGTCAAGCaccttctttttcagtgtatattttCTCATGAGATCGATACTCTCTCCTTTATCTTTAGGACCCCACTTTTTTGATGGATCTTCGTGTTTTCAAAAGACTGACTCTCTTCTTTAGATCGTAAACAGTAAGTTATGCATTTACTGCATCATAACCCCCTCCCCTACCCTCAATCTGCAGGATTTGTAATCGATAACTTCCATTGAATGTTCACACGCACATTCAATGGATTGCATCCTATTCGTTCGCATTCTCTCACCGCGTTCAATATGCTCCCCCTGCCCTGAGATAAAAAAACTCCGCCTGATTTCTTGATGTCACCCCCATTCTAACACCTTGTTTTCTCCTATgcgtattttttttagattaatgCTTGCCCTCGTGTCCACGGGTATCTTTGtaaatgatttttcttgatttcatCCTatctttttctctcatttaatgGTTCTGCCCTTATTTCAACGATAACTTGCAACAAATCACAATATGTCACAAGTTATTGCTATGTATGAGTGCATGTCCTTCAAGAGGCAAAGTTTATTACGCATTATAGAGTTTTAAGagatcgttttatttttttgtttggcGTGAAAAACGTATTTGCACGACAATGTAGTACATTGTCGTGCAAATCGTCGTTTAGTACATTGAATGTACTAAACATGACCGTCATATCGTCGGAAGGAGTTTGCAAAACCTCAAATGTGATATGCTAAAAATTTGGAACAGTACAAAAAATTGTCTAATTGAACTTGACAATTAATATTTAAAGCATTCAAAGACGATAgataaattttcagattttccaagAACTTTAGCCTCTCTGCCCTGAGTAAAATCTGGTTGTTTCTATTTGTCTTCCTTTTGTTCTGACATCTGAGACACATAGACATTACATAATTATCATTATTTcaattatgtaaaagtttggaTATTAGTGAATTTATGTGTACaagaagaaattaaataaatccattaactttttttccaaattaattttatttttgtaaataaataggTAAATTAGTAAATTGTTAGATAATACGCACAAAATATCTATCGTAGGGTTTTCGACTTTTATGTTTTTGTGCTGTTATAAAGATTAATTCTTGCTCCACGTAGAATGTATTGCGTCTTTTTTTGTTATTAAAATAAATACCGCACCTCGATTGACCTGATATGAGGATTTTTATTCTATATCTTGAACGAGTTTCTTTAcctttcaaaatgtagtttccCTCACttaaaagtgggattttaaGAAAGAACAGGCCAAATATAGAGTTTGGATCTAAATTCTGCTCGGCCCTGGTCATGGTAAAAAATCTTCCAAACTTGTTGTAAGAGGCTAAGAAATGTAGATCAAGGGCTTGCTATTTTGCCGTTACTGCAGTACTTGTATCATttatggaagaaaccaaggtcgATAGGCCCAAGCGATAATACGGCCGGATCAGTGCTCGCACATAAAAACACGGTAAAGAAGCGGAGCCACCCTGGCGCCGTGCGCTTGTATGAGTGCGTAAATAAGCGCGGAATCCATGCGCGGCAAACAGAATTTGCCTAATACAGCCTAATACAGGGCGGAgccgcgtgctgccagcgcgacacgcgcactggcgcgggcgcctacaaacctaacagggatacttcacgcattgcgcaatgcgtgaggtatccttgttaggtttgtaggcgctaatgcgcatGTCGCGCTGGTCGATCCTGCCCGCTGCGCCGCAACCTGCCACGGCGCCTCGatcaactatttcacaacagaagtgtTACACAGTAtaatacgaaattgaaggcgctctaacataTTGAGGATGAAAGGCATCCTTTAAGTTCACGGAGCTCCCCTTGCAAAATTAATTAAGACACctcggcacaaaaagagagtgtTAGTAAGAAACTCAGTAAGTCTTAGCATGCGTACATCATATTGTTTAGCataattattgaattttattagagaaaaaagtaactcgatttaggcagaaatatCCGTGAGTATGCCGTCAGgaagatttcattttgaatcaagaatagaATAGCAAAATGAAAGCGAATTTGTGcctgatgtaagtgacttttcttttgtttttaaagaaaaacatgtaTGTATATTTTTAACGTAAGAAATATTTGTAGTTTTACGTAttcgtatttttaaatttaatgtcaggaaggaaggaaggatggcAAATTGGAATGTTAAGAGCATTAAAACCCGCTAGAAATCACGGTGTGAAGTCTCCCtgggaatttaaatttttttttttttttttttttttttttttttttttttttgccaagaaaaactctcaaaaattcaACTAAGGGACCCGCAATGCTCTTTTCAATGGTATTCCGGCGAATGAATTGCGAcaattcctaaaaattgaattaccgTCAATTTAACCGCAACAAGTGGCGGTTTTGGAATCGAACATTGGAAAGCAAGACGAGAATCAAGAACTATGAAAgtcataatgggcctgttgcaaacttttgctagagcagaatgaagagttgtttcctatagataatgcctcaaaaatcacgatgagcgcatcggcaaagtctgaaatgcactcataaattcacaatctgcgtaagaaaattgcgttattttgagcttcccgcttcaaaaacgataccactgcacaggtgaacattttgttagaggagtcgctccatcgtcggcaatattcatcatggccgacgcttgcgcagttcctcgcgtaattcgaggagagttcaaggtcaattaaggcgggcgaggaaaatatgaacgtaaacacgccgattgttatgtggtttaatcctgttcaggtgttatctcgtcccatcacacgtgttttggcggactggcgtcggccatgatgagtattgccgccaatggaacgactcctctaacaaaatgttcacctgtaccgtagtatcgttttcgaagcgggaagctcaaaaaaccgcaaatttcttacgcagattgtgaagttatgagtgaatttcagactttgccaatgcgctcatcgtgatttttgaggcattatctgtaagaaacaactcttagttttgctctagcaaaagtttgcaacaggcccattatattGGGCGTAGGTGTAACGTTTCAGATCGCGGCGGGTCAATATGAAGGCTGTTAAATGTGATTTTAAGGGGTATTTTactgtaaaaacaattaatactctgtagttttgttcataaataaaaaataaaaaaagggggtATTTAATCATGCTCATGTTAGTTCTCttttctaataattttcaactattttttcatattattttgttcattATAGCAGCAGGTACACGTGTGTTGAGAATGTAAGAAGCATTTGAAGGATAAGATGAAcaacaaacaaataaattatatttattcAATACGAGTAATGTAGTTGTAGTTGATCAATCGGTTTGAACAGCTATTAAGGTCTAAACGCTGTCAAATGTATGTAGAACAGCTCGATTTGATGTAATATGCTGCTGCATTCTGCGAGTCGTGGTATTGCGCAGGATAGGGCGTCCGCGTTTTAGTGCGGTCTTCCTTTTTTATTGATGACTTCGATGTCGAATTCTGCTTCATGTTTGGTCaattctaaaaatat
This window of the Bemisia tabaci chromosome 3, PGI_BMITA_v3 genome carries:
- the LOC109041567 gene encoding uncharacterized protein isoform X2; the encoded protein is MFWGTKFYVVVSKVLIIDLIKALADTPDSTSSILEETPQDKKEILEKHKIVPKVLAYMPKYVLSGSFDGKEMSFGNSFTPDEIRKPPIFLDWPINGTKALYCLLAIGIDVPNEKKPKLRDFRHWFVGNIPGTDIAKGRTYLPYIGAGDFLDQGSHRIVFVVFQQPGSRRIKFYERKLTKMEPINRARGNSSTLKFAEKYSLREPVAANFLTVETDVPQSTTDYYAHTTIEVPPDWEGISMNPQMVGLTIPSIPSDEEFEKELKLSRSERRRGKKSKKKVEEEKSGPYADYYEDDDDDDDDEGDEDQVKNEDDESDKEKDNKKSEHENKTKDKKEKENKDEKENENKDKKKKENEAEKKKENKVEKENEDEKKKKNEDKRKKENEDKEEKKNKDKKKREKKKKNENKDEI